The stretch of DNA CTTATTATACCCCTTTTCTCGGTACTTGTTAATGAAGTCGATAAGAACAATTGAATCGTTCACCACAATCCCAGCGAGCGCGACGATACCAAACATTGCGACGATACTCAGCGTCGCATTGGAAAGGAGGAGGCCAATCATCGCACCGATCATACCGAATGGAACAGCAAACATAATGATAATCGGTTGTATAAAGGATTTGAATTGTGCACCCAATACGACATAGATGAGCAACAGCCCAACAATGAACAATTTCCACAACTCGGAAAAGGATTCTGTAATTTCATCAAAAACCCCTCGAAAATCGAGTTGGTATCCCGGATACAAAGATTCTATATCTGCAAATGCGCTGATGAGGGATTGATTCACTTTAAAGGCAGTCGTCTTTTCGCTATCTACCGAGGCATAAACCGTAATTGCCCGTTCTCCATCGAATCGATGGACATCTGCGTATCCTTTTTCCACCACGATGTCCGCAATATCCTTGAGTGGAACAATCGCACCGGTGGGTGTTGCAATCAAGAGGTTATTAAGTTCAGCAAGATTTGTAAGTGTGTCCGCCTCATATTTGACGATGACATTAATCGCCTCGTCTGCTTCACGATAG from Candidatus Poribacteria bacterium encodes:
- a CDS encoding efflux RND transporter permease subunit translates to SELHIYLNQEKAYQYGLTTFQVAQTIRTAIDGAKGTTYREADEAINVIVKYEADTLTNLAELNNLLIATPTGAIVPLKDIADIVVEKGYADVHRFDGERAITVYASVDSEKTTAFKVNQSLISAFADIESLYPGYQLDFRGVFDEITESFSELWKLFIVGLLLIYVVLGAQFKSFIQPIIIMFAVPFGMIGAMIGLLLSNATLSIVAMFGIVALAGIVVNDSIVLIDFINKYREKGYNKWYAILKGSRLRLRPIVLTTVTTIFGLIPMAIGLGGKSPIWMPMAYTIIFGLAVATLMTLFVMPALYAITTDIRGVFLRNPEERFRPVSDAELLSVVVSADD